ACAACTCTGTCAGCAGCATCGTGGCGTTGCCCGGTGAGCTCAGCGCCCTGATGGATGTGAGCGCACAGCCCGGCACGGTCGTCGGTGTCACCCCCGAGACGCGGCCGACACTGCCGCTCGCTCCCGTCGACCTGCCCTCGTTGATGGTGCCGCAGCAGGTCGGTGAGGCGTCGTTGTGGACACCTCCGGCGCTGACGGCAGCCGAGGCGCCGGCCGTTCCCGCCGTGGCGACGGCGCTGTCGCGCAAGATCGCCCCGCTTCCGGATGCGCCGCTCGGGGTCAGCGGTCTGACCGCGTCCGGTGCTCCGGAGTCCTTCCTGGATCGCGCGGTGAGCACCCTGCTGGTGCCCATCTCGATCGCCGCACTGGCCACCGTGGCACTGCCCGGGGTCGGCGGCCTGCTCGTCCTCTGCGCACTCGGCATCCGGATCGGCTACCGCCAGGCCAAGGCCGGCTGGGCGATCCACGTCGCCGGTATCGGCCGCTTCGCCGGGTCGGGTCCGCTGGGTGTGGTGCGCTCCGGTTCGATGGTGTCCCTGCATGTGTCGCGGGGTGCGCGCGCCGAGAAGAAACCGGCGCTGCGGCTGGTCGATCGGTCGCTGGAGCGCGCCGCCTGAGTCAGCCGTTGACGGCGGGGTTCTCGTCGGGCACACCTTGCGCATGCGTATGGCGGTGTGCGCGGAGCTCATAGATCAGTCCGGCCACGCCGATGCTCGCGGTGCAGGCCGACACCAGCAGCAGCAGGGGACTGACGTTGCCGGTGAGGGCATCGCCGAGGATGACCACCGCCGCGGTTCCCGGGAAGACACCGATCAGCGTCGCCACCGTGTAGGGCAGCATCCGCACCGCCGACGCGCCCGCCGCGTAGTTGAGCACCGCGAACGGCACCGCCGGGATCATCCGCATCGACAGCACCGTCACCCAACCGCGTTCGCGCAGCCTGCTGTCCAGTGACTCCACCCGCGGGTGCAGGGTGAGCCGACTGAGCTGCCACCCGACCGCCCGCACCAGCAGCACGGCCAGGACCGCACTGACGGTGCTGGCCACCACGGCGATGCTCACCCCCAGCAGCGGGCCGAAGAGCAGGCCGGCGGCGAGCGTGAACGCGGTGCGCGGGAACGGGAAGACCGTCATCACGGTGTGTGCGGCGAAGAACACGAGCGGAAACCACGGACCGGCGGCGGTGGCCCAGTCGCGCAGCTGCACGGCGCTCGGCAGCGGGACCAGCACGGCGACTGCGACGAGAATCACAATCGCGGTGAGGATGCCCAGTGCTCGGCGCGGGGGGACCTGGGCGGCTGTCGACGTCACCGCGGCCCAGACCGTGCGCAACGTGGTGACGACGGGTTTCACGTCTCCCAACCCTACGGTGCACCGGGCGGGCGCGCCGACAACGCTACTGCTCAGTAGCTTCCGGCCGCCGTACGCTGCCGGGATGCCGATCATTTAGCCTGTGGTGAAAGCGGCCTCGTACAGGTGGCTAATCTAACTAAGTCAGACAACGCTTCAGAGCCCAGGAGTCGCGAGTGTCCTCGAGCGTCATTGAATCGGATCGCGAGCGTTGGCGCTCGGGTGTGGCAGGCGTCTTGGCGAAGAGCTTGCGACGCGACATCGCGGATCTGCCCGCCGAGCCGGAACGGCTGCTCGACTCACCGACCTATGAGGGCTTCCCGGTGCGCCCGCTCTACACCGCCCTGGACGCTGTGCCGGAGTCGCCGCTGCCGGGCCAGTGGCCCTTCGCCCGCGGGGGCGACGCCCGCCGCGACGTGCTGAGCGGATGGAAGGTCGCCGAGCAGTTCCCGCTCGCCGCATCCGGCACGGCCGAAGCCAACGGCGCGCTGCTACTCGCGCTCACCGAGGGCACCAGCGCGCTGATCC
This region of Mycolicibacterium diernhoferi genomic DNA includes:
- a CDS encoding TVP38/TMEM64 family protein; this encodes MKPVVTTLRTVWAAVTSTAAQVPPRRALGILTAIVILVAVAVLVPLPSAVQLRDWATAAGPWFPLVFFAAHTVMTVFPFPRTAFTLAAGLLFGPLLGVSIAVVASTVSAVLAVLLVRAVGWQLSRLTLHPRVESLDSRLRERGWVTVLSMRMIPAVPFAVLNYAAGASAVRMLPYTVATLIGVFPGTAAVVILGDALTGNVSPLLLLVSACTASIGVAGLIYELRAHRHTHAQGVPDENPAVNG